In Oryzias latipes chromosome 6, ASM223467v1, the sequence TCCTTCACACACATCGCCCCCTACTGCCGCAGCAAGAAACTGAATCATGGCATCCGCAGGTAAGACTGTGCTGTCTTATGGCCCTTATGACCGTGAGAATACCAACTGTAAACACTTTTGTGTTTCAGAATCAATGTTGGGGGAAAACTGCTCACCAATCACTTAAAAGAAATCATCTCCTATCGGTGGGTTTGTGTCTGCAGCTTTACGTTTATCAAATAAGTTACTGAATAATTCTTTGCAACGACTTCTCCAGCCAGCTGCACGTGATGGATGAAACTCATGTGATCAACCAGGTGAAGGAGGACGTCTGCTACGTCTCACAGCAGTTTTACAAAGACATGGAGATCGCGCAGTAAGACAGATGCACGTCTATTGTTGCTGGTCCACCTGTGTGATGTTAAACGTGTCTCAGAGACATTCaccagactttttaaagaaaaggagaaCCCTTTCACATTTACTGTGTTTGCAGACTGAGAGGTGAGGACAACGATTTGATGAGAGACTATGTTCTTCCTGACTTCAGCGCCATCAAAAAAGGCTTTTGCAAGGTGAGATGCTCTCATCTCCTCTCCTTTGTGACATAACGGgcattcaaaatgaaaaataacccAAAAGAATATCcattatattaatatttaaactgttgcattggttttctctgggcactccggcttcctcccagtccaaaaacatgcttcagatGTTTATTGCTTCAGATGTTTATTTGTGACTCttaattgcccctaggtgtgcatgtgagtcaCCATgtgactggtgacctgttcaggctGTAGCTTTGCTCCAACAACCTTGTAATTCAGTGGGTTCAGACGATGGACGGATGGACTCctaaacaatattttcattATGAAAGGTTCATGATGAGTGAAGCCTGTAGTTCTTACATCTTATCATCTGATCTGCCCTTTAGCCACGTGAGGAGATGGTCTTCAGCGGGAAGTATAAGACAGGCGAGCAGATCCTGAGGTTGGTCAACGAGCGATTTGCTGTTCCTGAGACGCTTTTCCACCCGTCAGACATCGGCATCCAGGAGATGGGGATCCCAGAGGCCATCGTAGACTCGGTCCAGTCCCTTCCAGAAGGTCCGTTCCTTAGAATGAAGCCAGCTGCTCTTGGGAACTCAGTAACCGCTTATGTCTGTCCACAGAGATGCAGCCTCACTTGTACCAGAACATTGTTCTGACTGGAGGAAACATGCTGTTCCCGGGCTTCAGAGAGCGTCTGGAGGCGGAGCTACGGTCACTTGTCCCCGCCCACCTCCCAGTATCAGTGCTTCTACCTCCAAAGTAAGAGTCCAGGTTTGCAGACTGTGTCATCATGATATTGCAAATATCTGATCCAGGTTGACCTTGAGAAGTGGTCTGACATTATAGGTTTTCTCAGGATTTTCTCCCGTGTTCTTCCGTTTTTCAGTCCAGTCTGCCACGCGTGGGAAGGAGGGAAGCTACTGGCTCACAGTCCGGACTTTGATGAAATGGTGGTGACGCGGGAGGAATACGAGGAGAATGGACACTGTGTTTGTGAAGACAAGTTTGACATCTGAGGAAACGACACGCAGATGCAGTGTCGAACTGTTTTCCCCGTTCACATGAATCCACTGAATGGGGAACGGGTCAGAAAAGGCGTTTTCTTTGAGCAGCTTCATGTTCCTGCAGGTCCAGTCGAACGTCTCTGAAGGTGTAAAGGTTCAGTGTTAAATCATTCCTAATGTGAGACGATCCActtcttttgatttttgtcaaaaaaaaaaaggatgaacttTTTTAAACTCCGGCTCCATTTTTATCTAACTATATACCTAAATACCTGTCTTCTATACACGGTcagaaagacccccccccccccctctccctcatgtaaatataataaatggtaaatgaccCGGTTTGTGTTCTGGCTGTTTTTACCTTAGAACCTGCCCCTGGAGACTCGATTCTAAAGGGATTGATCAAACCTGACAAATATAGAATCGAGATGAAGAATCTTTAAACTATAAATGCTTATTTTTGTGAATGTGATCACCAGAACGGTCACCTGAGGATCCATCAGAGattagaagaaagaaaatgtagaaaTCTCTAATCTCAAAAATAATTTGAGCCTCCTCATCTTTCATTGAACGCTTGATTCTctgaggtggaaaaaaaaatgtgatcagaGCCAGAGGAAAAGCACCGCTGATCTCCGCTCTGACCCTGAAGCTCCTCTGCTGATCCTTAAAAGGAAAGGAAATGATTTGATGCCGTCAGGTTAGATAGGAGTTTATTTGATCATATCACAGATGCTCCAGATCAATCCTGGACAAAACATGTATCCTAAAATAGAAACATGCCATCACTATTATCAAAATAGATtccagaaatatttaaaaaaaagacacttttgtacTCAGAACAACTTTGGTCTCCTCGTCATCGCTGTGTGTTTTATCATATTGATCAGCTGTAAAACACTAGTAAAAAACCGTATCTTCCATCATTAAACACATATTGTGTACTTTTATTGTTGGCTGAAGTATGTACTGAAACTGATGAGCTGGAAACTGTTAATCCATTAGGCTTTGGGTTCTAAGTGTCTGTCGGCTGCACCACTGTGATCCCGTCCATGTCCAGCTCCACATAGTGAACGCTGAAGTCTCCCAAACCCTGAAACACATCAGTCAGGATTAGCAGGAGCGGCACAGGTTGACAAGAACCCACTGATTCATTCCTCATATCCCTAAAAGATCTTAAAGAACACAAACATGTGGGCCAAAGGAACTGAAAGCAGTTGGTGGTATCAGCAATTTATGATCTAACTCAGACGCTCAAACTGTTGGAGCGCTCTGCTGGTTCTTACCGTAGTGTTTCTGAGGACCTGCAGCACCACTTCCTGCTGTCGAGGTTCTTTGGTCAGCAGGTACAGGAAACCCCCGCCTCCGGCTCCAGCCAGGCTCTGACCCAGGACGAGGGGCCTGAGGGCGTTCATCAAGACCCGAACTGAGGCCGGCTCGCAGCCGGGCGCCATCAGCTTCTTGTGCTGCCAGGAGCGGTCCAGACACTGACCCAGTCTGGACAGAGAACCTGAGGACAAAGGGCTTGCTAGAGCGGGAGGTGTCTCTGCTGACGTGTGATGCTTTGCAGAAAACTTAAACTGGACACAAGACCAGGACTGGTAGCCTGGTTTAAGACTAGCAGgtcatttttttagatgtttgatTGTCGTGCCCCATGTGACCTTTCTATCTCACCGTCTGAGCATGCTCGGGCGCACTCCTCAGAGTTAGACACCAGCTGCTGGGCGTTCTGGACCATCGCCGGCAGACGGCTGTACCAGCTGCGGACCACATCCTGCAAACAcaccacattttgaaaatacGCAGCCTTTAATATGAGCCCAAACCAGGAGCTAAAGTCAGAACATCGGAAAAGTGTCGagtaaaaacctgcagcaggttACGAGCAAGCCGGGTTTTTCCGGTGTAAACCAGCAGGAGGTGCTGTTCCAGAGACGCCAGGAACTGCTCCCTCAGACTGAGACGCTCCACTTCCACCCGAAGAGGCAAGTGCGCTCTGGAACGGCCCACCTTGACTCCGCCCACAAGACCCCCAACTTGGTCCTGCCAGCCCCCACCTGGACAAGAATCAGAAAGAGAAGGAGGCAGCAGAGAAGGTCAGGGAAGTCTAAGCTAAAAAAGAAGCTGGTGTTCAGGAGGCAGGAAGTCTCCGACCTGTGGTCAGAATCTGCTCCAGATACAGGACTGCATGGATCAGGGAGTCCGTGTCGTACGTCTGACCCGTACATCTGTACACTGCAGCCAAAAGTGCCCCCGCCAGGATACTGCTGGTACCTGCACGAGAAGCCCAGCTCTCACAGTCAATTCAGCATGTTCcagatgtagttttttttcttctgttttgtgtttctggtgttcaaaattttggatgtttgtttttctggatcAATGAacctcattttattttgtttaccgCACAATTTAcagattttcatttattttttgggcTATATCTAGAGGCTTTGGgagtttttgtgattttctttttctcagctGTACGTATGATTTTTGTGTTGGTCAGTTTCTCACCCAACCCAGATCCGGTAGGCAGCTCAGACCAGCTGTGGAGCTCCACCCCTCCACCCCACCTCTGCATCAACTGATGCTCCAGAGGATCCTGGGAGGACAAAGACACCAGACCGCTGCAGACACACACTGCTTTCAGCAGAGCTCCTGCAACAAGAAAACAACTCAATCTTTTTAGGGGAACAATGGACCCGTTTCGCATTTCATTCTTTAATCTGTATTATATCTTAAACCCTGAAATTTTAAACAATGATTTGTCTCTTGTTTAGATCTCAACCTAGCTGTTGTAGCTGCTTCACACTTCCAGGCACTCCAGTCTGCTTATTGTGAAGGTAAATCACACCAAATTGATGGGTCTGAAAATATTCTCACTTGTTCAAACTGAGTTTATGCAACTATTTTGGTGTGATCACAGAAGTAAACCTTCAACAGTTGGTGTCCTGAAGGCTCCTAACCTAATGTCTTATCTGCCAGAGTGATTGCACCCAGAACTGCTCGACTTTTGCAATGAGCTCAGTAAATTTGCAGACACAAGCCCTGTTCTTCAAATCTGAAGGTTTAACCAAATCAGTCTGAGTCTGATGTTTGGAACGAAACGTTTGACTGAATCTGCAGAAGTTTTTCCTCTAACCTATTCCTTAACTTTTGCCgtatccagccgtgcagttttaaaccagatgccagctcggatgaggaaaacaaagacgtacacggatctattcgtctacaggtggaggcatcagaatgtgcggagcagggagcccgcatattttctacgtcacaaatacaatctttttcaaagggcacttttttatttgcttcagattcacaaggttttgtataaaaatactcagaaatgcaagtttagcctaaattgtctttatatatgtcctccatcatcagaaaaacgacACATGAACCTTTttagaaacaacattttcatcggGACTGGAAGAAGCTTGGTTCCGTACCCGGAGCGTGAGGCTGGCAGTAGTCCTTCAGATCCTCCAGGCTCTCACACACCGTCTCCATGGAAACCCTGCTTTCTTG encodes:
- the actr6 gene encoding actin-related protein 6, whose product is MATLVLDNGAYTAKIGYSLEKVSVIPNCQFRSKNSRLKTFTANQLDEIKDPSGLFYILPFQKGYLVNWDVQRKVWDHLFGKEMFKVDFADTSIIITEPYFNFTSIQESMNEILFEEYQFQSALRINGGSLSAHHCFHSKPSELCCLVVDSGFSFTHIAPYCRSKKLNHGIRRINVGGKLLTNHLKEIISYRQLHVMDETHVINQVKEDVCYVSQQFYKDMEIAQLRGEDNDLMRDYVLPDFSAIKKGFCKPREEMVFSGKYKTGEQILRLVNERFAVPETLFHPSDIGIQEMGIPEAIVDSVQSLPEEMQPHLYQNIVLTGGNMLFPGFRERLEAELRSLVPAHLPVSVLLPPNPVCHAWEGGKLLAHSPDFDEMVVTREEYEENGHCVCEDKFDI